Proteins encoded together in one Camelus dromedarius isolate mCamDro1 chromosome 11, mCamDro1.pat, whole genome shotgun sequence window:
- the LOC105091968 gene encoding bargin isoform X7: protein MMKRQLHRMRQLAHTGSLGRTPETAEFLGEDLQQVEQRLEPAKRAAHNVHKRLQACLQGQSGADMDKRVKKLPLMALSTTMAESFKELDPDSSMGKALEMSCAIQNQLARILAEFEMTLERDVLQPLSRLSEEELPAILKHKKSLQKLVSDWNTLKSRLSQAAKNSGSSQGLGGGPGSYSHTTTANKVETLKEEEEELKRKVEQCKDEYLADLYHFTTKEDTYANYFIHLMEIQADYHRKSLSSLDTALAELRENHSQADPSPSMTAAPFSRVYGVSLGTHLQELGRDIALPIEACVVMLLSEGMKEEGLFRLAAGASVLKRLKQTMALDPRSLQEFCSDPHAVAGALKSYLRELPEPLMTFDLYDDWMRAASLKEPGARLEALQEVCSRLPRENFSNLRYLMKFLARLAEEQEVNRMTPSNIAIVLGPNLLWPPEKEGDPAQLDAASVSSIQVVGVVEALIQNADTLFPGDINFNVSGLFSVPAPQDKVSDRPASEELPAVAMPTPAVVPSPAPTPVPVAAKERAESETPLRPASPKFSRSPPEAGAPAEDTVRKSTGSLAAAVETASGRQALVVGKPSPYMFECITEHFSVDPSRMLMVGDRLETDILFGHRCGMTTVLTLTGVSRLEEAQGYLAAGQHDLVPHYYVESIADLMEGLED, encoded by the exons ATGATGAAGAGGCAGCTGCATCGCATGCGGCAGCTGGCCCACACGGGCAGCTTGGGACG CACCCCGGAGACTGCTGAGTTCCTGGGTGAGGACCTGCAGCAG GTGGAGCAGAGGCTGGAGCCAGCCAAGCGAGCAGCCCACAATGTCCACAAACGACTGCAGGCCTGTCTGCAGGGCCAGAGCGGGGCAGACATGGACAAGCGGGTG aAGAAGCTTCCCCTCATGGCTCTGTCCACCACGATGGCCGAGAGCTTCAAGGAGCTGGACCCCGATTCCAGCATGGG GAAGGCCTTGGAGATGAGCTGTGCCATTCAGAACCAGCTGGCCCGCATCCTGGCTGAGTTTGAGATGACCCTGGAGAGGGATGTCCTGCAGCCGCTCAGCAGGCTGAGTGAG gaggaACTGCCAGCCATCCTTAAGCACAAGAAAAGCTTGCAGAAACTGGTGTCTGACTGGAACACGCTTAAGAGCAG GCTCAGTCAGGCAGCTAAGAACTCAGGCAGCAGTCAGGGCCTGGGTGGCGGCCCCGGCAGTTACAGTCACACCACCACGGCCAACAAGGTGGAGAcgctgaaggaggaggaggaggagctgaagAGGAAGGTGGAGCAGTGCAAG GACGAGTACTTGGCCGACCTGTACCACTTCACCACCAAGGAGGACACATATGCCAACTACTTCATCCAT CTCATGGAGATTCAGGCTGATTACCATCGCAAGTCTCTGAGCTCTCTGGACACGGCCCTCGCTGAGCTGAGGGAGAACCACAGCCAAGCAG ACCCCTCCCCCTCGATGACGGCCGCCCCCTTCTCCAGGGTGTACGGGGTGTCTCTGGGAACCCACCTGCAAGAGCTAGGCCGGGACATCGCCCTGCCCATCGAGGCCTGCGTTGTGATGCTGCTTTCTGAGGGCATGAAGGAAGAG ggcctcttCCGTCTGGCCGCTGGAGCCTCCGTGCTGAAACGCCTCAAGCAGACGATGGCCTTGGACCCCCGCAGCCTGCAGGAGTTCTGCTCGGACCCCCACGCCGTGGCAG GTGCCCTCAAGTCCTATCTGCGGGAGCTGCCAGAGCCACTGATGACTTTTGACCTCTATGACGATTGGATGAGGGCAGCCAG cctGAAGGAGCCAGGAGCCCGGCTGGAGGCCCTCCAGGAGGTATGCAGCCGCCTGCCCCGCGAGAACTTCAGTAACCTCAG gtaCCTGATGAAGTTCCTGGCACGGCTGGcagaggagcaggaggtgaaCAGGATGACACCCAGCAACATCGCCATTGTCCTGGGGCCCAACCTGCTGTGGCCCCCTGAGAAGGAAGG GGACCCAGCCCAGCTGGATGCAGCCTCAGTGTCGTCCATCCAGGTGGTGGGCGTGGTCGAGGCTCTGATACAGAACGCAGACACCCTCTTCCCTGGAG ATATCAACTTCAACGTGTCAGGCTTGTTCTCAGTGCCTGCTCCCCAGGACAAGGTCAGTGACAGGCCGGCTTCTGAGGAGCTTCCAGCAGTTGCCATGCCCACCCCAGCTGTTGTCCCATCTCCAGCTCCGACCCCGGTCCCAGTGGCTGCCAAGGAAAG ggCAGAGTCCGAGACGCCCCTCAGACCAGCCTCCCCCAAGTTCAGTAGGAGCCCCCCGGAGGCAGGAGCCCCAGCAGAGGACACAGTTCGGAAGA GCACCGGGAGCCTGGCTGCTGCTGTAGAGACAGCCTCAGGACGCCAGGCCCTGGTGGTGGGCAAGCCCAGCCCTTACATGTTCGAGTGCATCACGGAGCACTTCAGTGTGGACCCCAGCCGCATGCTTATGGTGGGCGACCGCCTGGAGACCGACATCCTCTTCGGCCACCGCTGTGGCATGACCACCGTGCTCACGCTCACAGGTGTCTCCCGCCTGGAGGAGGCCCAGGGCTACCTGGCGGCTGGCCAGCACGACCTTGTGCCCCATTACTATGTGGAGAGCATCGCGGACTTGATGGAGGGGTTGGAGGACTGA
- the LOC105091968 gene encoding chronophin isoform X5, whose product MARCERLCGAALRDVLGRAQGILFDCDGVLWNGERAVPGAPELLERLARAGKAALFVSNNSRRTRPELALRFARLGFGGLRTEQLFSSAVCAARLLRQRLLGPPDAQGAVFVLGGEGLQAELRAAGLRLAGDPGEDPGAAPRVRAVLVGYDEHFSFAKLSEACAHLRDPDCLLVATDRDPWHPLSDGSRTPGTGSLAAAVETASGRQALVVGKPSPYMFECITEHFSVDPSRMLMVGDRLETDILFGHRCGMTTVLTLTGVSRLEEAQGYLAAGQHDLVPHYYVESIADLMEGLED is encoded by the exons ATGGCGCGCTGCGAGCGGCTGTGCGGCGCGGCCCTGCGCGACGTGCTGGGCCGGGCGCAGGGGATCTTGTTCGACTGTGACGGGGTGCTGTGGAACGGCGAGCGCGCCGTGCCGGGCGCCCCGGAGCTGCTGGAGCGGCTGGCGCGGGCTGGCAAGGCGGCGCTATTCGTGAGCAACAACAGCCGGCGCACGCGGCCCGAGCTGGCTCTCCGCTTCGCGCGCCTCGGCTTCGGTGGACTGCGCACCGAGCAGCTCTTCAGCTCGGCCGTGTGCGCCGCGCGCTTGCTGCGCCAGCGCCTGCTTGGGCCGCCAGACGCGCAGGGCGCGGTGTTcgtgctgggaggagaggggctgcagGCCGAGCTGCGTGCAGCGGGGCTGCGCCTGGCGGGGGACCCTGGCGAGGACCCGGGCGCGGCCCCGCGCGTGCGCGCCGTGCTGGTGGGCTACGACGAGCACTTCTCCTTCGCCAAGCTGAGCGAGGCCTGCGCGCACTTGCGCGACCCCGACTGCCTGCTGGTAGCCACCGACCGCGACCCGTGGCACCCACTCAGCGACGGCAGCCGGACCCCCG GCACCGGGAGCCTGGCTGCTGCTGTAGAGACAGCCTCAGGACGCCAGGCCCTGGTGGTGGGCAAGCCCAGCCCTTACATGTTCGAGTGCATCACGGAGCACTTCAGTGTGGACCCCAGCCGCATGCTTATGGTGGGCGACCGCCTGGAGACCGACATCCTCTTCGGCCACCGCTGTGGCATGACCACCGTGCTCACGCTCACAGGTGTCTCCCGCCTGGAGGAGGCCCAGGGCTACCTGGCGGCTGGCCAGCACGACCTTGTGCCCCATTACTATGTGGAGAGCATCGCGGACTTGATGGAGGGGTTGGAGGACTGA
- the LOC105091968 gene encoding SH3 domain-binding protein 1 isoform X6 produces MMKRQLHRMRQLAHTGSLGRTPETAEFLGEDLQQVEQRLEPAKRAAHNVHKRLQACLQGQSGADMDKRVKKLPLMALSTTMAESFKELDPDSSMGKALEMSCAIQNQLARILAEFEMTLERDVLQPLSRLSEEELPAILKHKKSLQKLVSDWNTLKSRLSQAAKNSGSSQGLGGGPGSYSHTTTANKVETLKEEEEELKRKVEQCKDEYLADLYHFTTKEDTYANYFIHLMEIQADYHRKSLSSLDTALAELRENHSQADPSPSMTAAPFSRVYGVSLGTHLQELGRDIALPIEACVVMLLSEGMKEEGLFRLAAGASVLKRLKQTMALDPRSLQEFCSDPHAVAGALKSYLRELPEPLMTFDLYDDWMRAASLKEPGARLEALQEVCSRLPRENFSNLRYLMKFLARLAEEQEVNRMTPSNIAIVLGPNLLWPPEKEGDPAQLDAASVSSIQVVGVVEALIQNADTLFPGDINFNVSGLFSVPAPQDKVSDRPASEELPAVAMPTPAVVPSPAPTPVPVAAKERAESETPLRPASPKFSRSPPEAGAPAEDTVRKSELAGPRGAAGRKERLTYSYRTLIFLLPIYFFVRLVNKLFWTKLEQLPK; encoded by the exons ATGATGAAGAGGCAGCTGCATCGCATGCGGCAGCTGGCCCACACGGGCAGCTTGGGACG CACCCCGGAGACTGCTGAGTTCCTGGGTGAGGACCTGCAGCAG GTGGAGCAGAGGCTGGAGCCAGCCAAGCGAGCAGCCCACAATGTCCACAAACGACTGCAGGCCTGTCTGCAGGGCCAGAGCGGGGCAGACATGGACAAGCGGGTG aAGAAGCTTCCCCTCATGGCTCTGTCCACCACGATGGCCGAGAGCTTCAAGGAGCTGGACCCCGATTCCAGCATGGG GAAGGCCTTGGAGATGAGCTGTGCCATTCAGAACCAGCTGGCCCGCATCCTGGCTGAGTTTGAGATGACCCTGGAGAGGGATGTCCTGCAGCCGCTCAGCAGGCTGAGTGAG gaggaACTGCCAGCCATCCTTAAGCACAAGAAAAGCTTGCAGAAACTGGTGTCTGACTGGAACACGCTTAAGAGCAG GCTCAGTCAGGCAGCTAAGAACTCAGGCAGCAGTCAGGGCCTGGGTGGCGGCCCCGGCAGTTACAGTCACACCACCACGGCCAACAAGGTGGAGAcgctgaaggaggaggaggaggagctgaagAGGAAGGTGGAGCAGTGCAAG GACGAGTACTTGGCCGACCTGTACCACTTCACCACCAAGGAGGACACATATGCCAACTACTTCATCCAT CTCATGGAGATTCAGGCTGATTACCATCGCAAGTCTCTGAGCTCTCTGGACACGGCCCTCGCTGAGCTGAGGGAGAACCACAGCCAAGCAG ACCCCTCCCCCTCGATGACGGCCGCCCCCTTCTCCAGGGTGTACGGGGTGTCTCTGGGAACCCACCTGCAAGAGCTAGGCCGGGACATCGCCCTGCCCATCGAGGCCTGCGTTGTGATGCTGCTTTCTGAGGGCATGAAGGAAGAG ggcctcttCCGTCTGGCCGCTGGAGCCTCCGTGCTGAAACGCCTCAAGCAGACGATGGCCTTGGACCCCCGCAGCCTGCAGGAGTTCTGCTCGGACCCCCACGCCGTGGCAG GTGCCCTCAAGTCCTATCTGCGGGAGCTGCCAGAGCCACTGATGACTTTTGACCTCTATGACGATTGGATGAGGGCAGCCAG cctGAAGGAGCCAGGAGCCCGGCTGGAGGCCCTCCAGGAGGTATGCAGCCGCCTGCCCCGCGAGAACTTCAGTAACCTCAG gtaCCTGATGAAGTTCCTGGCACGGCTGGcagaggagcaggaggtgaaCAGGATGACACCCAGCAACATCGCCATTGTCCTGGGGCCCAACCTGCTGTGGCCCCCTGAGAAGGAAGG GGACCCAGCCCAGCTGGATGCAGCCTCAGTGTCGTCCATCCAGGTGGTGGGCGTGGTCGAGGCTCTGATACAGAACGCAGACACCCTCTTCCCTGGAG ATATCAACTTCAACGTGTCAGGCTTGTTCTCAGTGCCTGCTCCCCAGGACAAGGTCAGTGACAGGCCGGCTTCTGAGGAGCTTCCAGCAGTTGCCATGCCCACCCCAGCTGTTGTCCCATCTCCAGCTCCGACCCCGGTCCCAGTGGCTGCCAAGGAAAG ggCAGAGTCCGAGACGCCCCTCAGACCAGCCTCCCCCAAGTTCAGTAGGAGCCCCCCGGAGGCAGGAGCCCCAGCAGAGGACACAGTTCGGAAGAGTGAGTTGGCT GGTCCCAGGGGAGCcgctggaaggaaggagaggctcACCTACTCCTACAggactttaatttttctcttgccaatatatttttttgtaaggctggtaaataaattattttggacAAAACTGGAGCAGCTGCCcaaatga
- the LOC105091968 gene encoding SH3 domain-binding protein 1 isoform X8, translated as MMKRQLHRMRQLAHTGSLGRTPETAEFLGEDLQQVEQRLEPAKRAAHNVHKRLQACLQGQSGADMDKRVKKLPLMALSTTMAESFKELDPDSSMGKALEMSCAIQNQLARILAEFEMTLERDVLQPLSRLSEEELPAILKHKKSLQKLVSDWNTLKSRLSQAAKNSGSSQGLGGGPGSYSHTTTANKVETLKEEEEELKRKVEQCKDEYLADLYHFTTKEDTYANYFIHLMEIQADYHRKSLSSLDTALAELRENHSQADPSPSMTAAPFSRVYGVSLGTHLQELGRDIALPIEACVVMLLSEGMKEEGLFRLAAGASVLKRLKQTMALDPRSLQEFCSDPHAVAGALKSYLRELPEPLMTFDLYDDWMRAASLKEPGARLEALQEVCSRLPRENFSNLRYLMKFLARLAEEQEVNRMTPSNIAIVLGPNLLWPPEKEGDPAQLDAASVSSIQVVGVVEALIQNADTLFPGDINFNVSGLFSVPAPQDKVSDRPASEELPAVAMPTPAVVPSPAPTPVPVAAKERAESETPLRPASPKFSRSPPEAGAPAEDTVRKRSQGSRWKEGEAHLLLQDFNFSLANIFFCKAGK; from the exons ATGATGAAGAGGCAGCTGCATCGCATGCGGCAGCTGGCCCACACGGGCAGCTTGGGACG CACCCCGGAGACTGCTGAGTTCCTGGGTGAGGACCTGCAGCAG GTGGAGCAGAGGCTGGAGCCAGCCAAGCGAGCAGCCCACAATGTCCACAAACGACTGCAGGCCTGTCTGCAGGGCCAGAGCGGGGCAGACATGGACAAGCGGGTG aAGAAGCTTCCCCTCATGGCTCTGTCCACCACGATGGCCGAGAGCTTCAAGGAGCTGGACCCCGATTCCAGCATGGG GAAGGCCTTGGAGATGAGCTGTGCCATTCAGAACCAGCTGGCCCGCATCCTGGCTGAGTTTGAGATGACCCTGGAGAGGGATGTCCTGCAGCCGCTCAGCAGGCTGAGTGAG gaggaACTGCCAGCCATCCTTAAGCACAAGAAAAGCTTGCAGAAACTGGTGTCTGACTGGAACACGCTTAAGAGCAG GCTCAGTCAGGCAGCTAAGAACTCAGGCAGCAGTCAGGGCCTGGGTGGCGGCCCCGGCAGTTACAGTCACACCACCACGGCCAACAAGGTGGAGAcgctgaaggaggaggaggaggagctgaagAGGAAGGTGGAGCAGTGCAAG GACGAGTACTTGGCCGACCTGTACCACTTCACCACCAAGGAGGACACATATGCCAACTACTTCATCCAT CTCATGGAGATTCAGGCTGATTACCATCGCAAGTCTCTGAGCTCTCTGGACACGGCCCTCGCTGAGCTGAGGGAGAACCACAGCCAAGCAG ACCCCTCCCCCTCGATGACGGCCGCCCCCTTCTCCAGGGTGTACGGGGTGTCTCTGGGAACCCACCTGCAAGAGCTAGGCCGGGACATCGCCCTGCCCATCGAGGCCTGCGTTGTGATGCTGCTTTCTGAGGGCATGAAGGAAGAG ggcctcttCCGTCTGGCCGCTGGAGCCTCCGTGCTGAAACGCCTCAAGCAGACGATGGCCTTGGACCCCCGCAGCCTGCAGGAGTTCTGCTCGGACCCCCACGCCGTGGCAG GTGCCCTCAAGTCCTATCTGCGGGAGCTGCCAGAGCCACTGATGACTTTTGACCTCTATGACGATTGGATGAGGGCAGCCAG cctGAAGGAGCCAGGAGCCCGGCTGGAGGCCCTCCAGGAGGTATGCAGCCGCCTGCCCCGCGAGAACTTCAGTAACCTCAG gtaCCTGATGAAGTTCCTGGCACGGCTGGcagaggagcaggaggtgaaCAGGATGACACCCAGCAACATCGCCATTGTCCTGGGGCCCAACCTGCTGTGGCCCCCTGAGAAGGAAGG GGACCCAGCCCAGCTGGATGCAGCCTCAGTGTCGTCCATCCAGGTGGTGGGCGTGGTCGAGGCTCTGATACAGAACGCAGACACCCTCTTCCCTGGAG ATATCAACTTCAACGTGTCAGGCTTGTTCTCAGTGCCTGCTCCCCAGGACAAGGTCAGTGACAGGCCGGCTTCTGAGGAGCTTCCAGCAGTTGCCATGCCCACCCCAGCTGTTGTCCCATCTCCAGCTCCGACCCCGGTCCCAGTGGCTGCCAAGGAAAG ggCAGAGTCCGAGACGCCCCTCAGACCAGCCTCCCCCAAGTTCAGTAGGAGCCCCCCGGAGGCAGGAGCCCCAGCAGAGGACACAGTTCGGAAGA GGTCCCAGGGGAGCcgctggaaggaaggagaggctcACCTACTCCTACAggactttaatttttctcttgccaatatatttttttgtaaggctggtaaataa
- the LOC105091968 gene encoding SH3 domain-binding protein 1 isoform X3, with protein sequence MLLAMGSPGVGKRKVEQRLEPAKRAAHNVHKRLQACLQGQSGADMDKRVKKLPLMALSTTMAESFKELDPDSSMGKALEMSCAIQNQLARILAEFEMTLERDVLQPLSRLSEEELPAILKHKKSLQKLVSDWNTLKSRLSQAAKNSGSSQGLGGGPGSYSHTTTANKVETLKEEEEELKRKVEQCKDEYLADLYHFTTKEDTYANYFIHLMEIQADYHRKSLSSLDTALAELRENHSQAGGDTDPSPSMTAAPFSRVYGVSLGTHLQELGRDIALPIEACVVMLLSEGMKEEGLFRLAAGASVLKRLKQTMALDPRSLQEFCSDPHAVAGALKSYLRELPEPLMTFDLYDDWMRAASLKEPGARLEALQEVCSRLPRENFSNLRYLMKFLARLAEEQEVNRMTPSNIAIVLGPNLLWPPEKEGDPAQLDAASVSSIQVVGVVEALIQNADTLFPGDINFNVSGLFSVPAPQDKVSDRPASEELPAVAMPTPAVVPSPAPTPVPVAAKERAESETPLRPASPKFSRSPPEAGAPAEDTVRKTKRPAPARPTMPPPQVSSTRCTPPASAPPPGSGSPVTPRALPRRLVGSNLRAPTVPPPLPPTAPQPARRQSRPSLASPSPASPGPASPSGVSLSMPADVDLGAATEEGGAPEAVGRAPTPPVIPPQPRPRNLASETD encoded by the exons ATGCTGTTGGCCATGGGGTCCCCAGGAGTAGGAAAGAGAAAG GTGGAGCAGAGGCTGGAGCCAGCCAAGCGAGCAGCCCACAATGTCCACAAACGACTGCAGGCCTGTCTGCAGGGCCAGAGCGGGGCAGACATGGACAAGCGGGTG aAGAAGCTTCCCCTCATGGCTCTGTCCACCACGATGGCCGAGAGCTTCAAGGAGCTGGACCCCGATTCCAGCATGGG GAAGGCCTTGGAGATGAGCTGTGCCATTCAGAACCAGCTGGCCCGCATCCTGGCTGAGTTTGAGATGACCCTGGAGAGGGATGTCCTGCAGCCGCTCAGCAGGCTGAGTGAG gaggaACTGCCAGCCATCCTTAAGCACAAGAAAAGCTTGCAGAAACTGGTGTCTGACTGGAACACGCTTAAGAGCAG GCTCAGTCAGGCAGCTAAGAACTCAGGCAGCAGTCAGGGCCTGGGTGGCGGCCCCGGCAGTTACAGTCACACCACCACGGCCAACAAGGTGGAGAcgctgaaggaggaggaggaggagctgaagAGGAAGGTGGAGCAGTGCAAG GACGAGTACTTGGCCGACCTGTACCACTTCACCACCAAGGAGGACACATATGCCAACTACTTCATCCAT CTCATGGAGATTCAGGCTGATTACCATCGCAAGTCTCTGAGCTCTCTGGACACGGCCCTCGCTGAGCTGAGGGAGAACCACAGCCAAGCAGGTGGGGACACAG ACCCCTCCCCCTCGATGACGGCCGCCCCCTTCTCCAGGGTGTACGGGGTGTCTCTGGGAACCCACCTGCAAGAGCTAGGCCGGGACATCGCCCTGCCCATCGAGGCCTGCGTTGTGATGCTGCTTTCTGAGGGCATGAAGGAAGAG ggcctcttCCGTCTGGCCGCTGGAGCCTCCGTGCTGAAACGCCTCAAGCAGACGATGGCCTTGGACCCCCGCAGCCTGCAGGAGTTCTGCTCGGACCCCCACGCCGTGGCAG GTGCCCTCAAGTCCTATCTGCGGGAGCTGCCAGAGCCACTGATGACTTTTGACCTCTATGACGATTGGATGAGGGCAGCCAG cctGAAGGAGCCAGGAGCCCGGCTGGAGGCCCTCCAGGAGGTATGCAGCCGCCTGCCCCGCGAGAACTTCAGTAACCTCAG gtaCCTGATGAAGTTCCTGGCACGGCTGGcagaggagcaggaggtgaaCAGGATGACACCCAGCAACATCGCCATTGTCCTGGGGCCCAACCTGCTGTGGCCCCCTGAGAAGGAAGG GGACCCAGCCCAGCTGGATGCAGCCTCAGTGTCGTCCATCCAGGTGGTGGGCGTGGTCGAGGCTCTGATACAGAACGCAGACACCCTCTTCCCTGGAG ATATCAACTTCAACGTGTCAGGCTTGTTCTCAGTGCCTGCTCCCCAGGACAAGGTCAGTGACAGGCCGGCTTCTGAGGAGCTTCCAGCAGTTGCCATGCCCACCCCAGCTGTTGTCCCATCTCCAGCTCCGACCCCGGTCCCAGTGGCTGCCAAGGAAAG ggCAGAGTCCGAGACGCCCCTCAGACCAGCCTCCCCCAAGTTCAGTAGGAGCCCCCCGGAGGCAGGAGCCCCAGCAGAGGACACAGTTCGGAAGA cCAAACGCCCAGCGCCAGCCAGGCCCACCATGCCGCCCCCCCAGGTCTCCAGCACCCGCTGCacccctccagcctcagccccaccccctggCTCTGGCAGCCCTGTGACCCCCCGGGCTCTGCCCCGCCGTCTGGTTGGCAGCAACCTCCGGGCCCCCACGGTGCCGCCTCCATTaccccccactgccccccagcCTGCCCGGCGCCAGAGCCGGCCCTCACtagcctcccccagcccagcctccccaggTCCAGCCTCCCCCAGCGGAGTCTCTCTGAGCATGCCTGCAGATGTGGACCTGGGGGCTgccacagaggagggaggggcccctGAGGCAGTAGGCAGGGCCCCCACTCCCCCAGTCATCCCCCCTCAGCCCCGGCCCAGGAACCTTGCCTCAGAGACCGACTGA
- the LOC105091968 gene encoding SH3 domain-binding protein 1 isoform X4, whose amino-acid sequence MMKRQLHRMRQLAHTGSLGRTPETAEFLGEDLQQKKLPLMALSTTMAESFKELDPDSSMGKALEMSCAIQNQLARILAEFEMTLERDVLQPLSRLSEEELPAILKHKKSLQKLVSDWNTLKSRLSQAAKNSGSSQGLGGGPGSYSHTTTANKVETLKEEEEELKRKVEQCKDEYLADLYHFTTKEDTYANYFIHLMEIQADYHRKSLSSLDTALAELRENHSQAGGDTDPSPSMTAAPFSRVYGVSLGTHLQELGRDIALPIEACVVMLLSEGMKEEGLFRLAAGASVLKRLKQTMALDPRSLQEFCSDPHAVAGALKSYLRELPEPLMTFDLYDDWMRAASLKEPGARLEALQEVCSRLPRENFSNLRYLMKFLARLAEEQEVNRMTPSNIAIVLGPNLLWPPEKEGDPAQLDAASVSSIQVVGVVEALIQNADTLFPGDINFNVSGLFSVPAPQDKVSDRPASEELPAVAMPTPAVVPSPAPTPVPVAAKERAESETPLRPASPKFSRSPPEAGAPAEDTVRKTKRPAPARPTMPPPQVSSTRCTPPASAPPPGSGSPVTPRALPRRLVGSNLRAPTVPPPLPPTAPQPARRQSRPSLASPSPASPGPASPSGVSLSMPADVDLGAATEEGGAPEAVGRAPTPPVIPPQPRPRNLASETD is encoded by the exons ATGATGAAGAGGCAGCTGCATCGCATGCGGCAGCTGGCCCACACGGGCAGCTTGGGACG CACCCCGGAGACTGCTGAGTTCCTGGGTGAGGACCTGCAGCAG aAGAAGCTTCCCCTCATGGCTCTGTCCACCACGATGGCCGAGAGCTTCAAGGAGCTGGACCCCGATTCCAGCATGGG GAAGGCCTTGGAGATGAGCTGTGCCATTCAGAACCAGCTGGCCCGCATCCTGGCTGAGTTTGAGATGACCCTGGAGAGGGATGTCCTGCAGCCGCTCAGCAGGCTGAGTGAG gaggaACTGCCAGCCATCCTTAAGCACAAGAAAAGCTTGCAGAAACTGGTGTCTGACTGGAACACGCTTAAGAGCAG GCTCAGTCAGGCAGCTAAGAACTCAGGCAGCAGTCAGGGCCTGGGTGGCGGCCCCGGCAGTTACAGTCACACCACCACGGCCAACAAGGTGGAGAcgctgaaggaggaggaggaggagctgaagAGGAAGGTGGAGCAGTGCAAG GACGAGTACTTGGCCGACCTGTACCACTTCACCACCAAGGAGGACACATATGCCAACTACTTCATCCAT CTCATGGAGATTCAGGCTGATTACCATCGCAAGTCTCTGAGCTCTCTGGACACGGCCCTCGCTGAGCTGAGGGAGAACCACAGCCAAGCAGGTGGGGACACAG ACCCCTCCCCCTCGATGACGGCCGCCCCCTTCTCCAGGGTGTACGGGGTGTCTCTGGGAACCCACCTGCAAGAGCTAGGCCGGGACATCGCCCTGCCCATCGAGGCCTGCGTTGTGATGCTGCTTTCTGAGGGCATGAAGGAAGAG ggcctcttCCGTCTGGCCGCTGGAGCCTCCGTGCTGAAACGCCTCAAGCAGACGATGGCCTTGGACCCCCGCAGCCTGCAGGAGTTCTGCTCGGACCCCCACGCCGTGGCAG GTGCCCTCAAGTCCTATCTGCGGGAGCTGCCAGAGCCACTGATGACTTTTGACCTCTATGACGATTGGATGAGGGCAGCCAG cctGAAGGAGCCAGGAGCCCGGCTGGAGGCCCTCCAGGAGGTATGCAGCCGCCTGCCCCGCGAGAACTTCAGTAACCTCAG gtaCCTGATGAAGTTCCTGGCACGGCTGGcagaggagcaggaggtgaaCAGGATGACACCCAGCAACATCGCCATTGTCCTGGGGCCCAACCTGCTGTGGCCCCCTGAGAAGGAAGG GGACCCAGCCCAGCTGGATGCAGCCTCAGTGTCGTCCATCCAGGTGGTGGGCGTGGTCGAGGCTCTGATACAGAACGCAGACACCCTCTTCCCTGGAG ATATCAACTTCAACGTGTCAGGCTTGTTCTCAGTGCCTGCTCCCCAGGACAAGGTCAGTGACAGGCCGGCTTCTGAGGAGCTTCCAGCAGTTGCCATGCCCACCCCAGCTGTTGTCCCATCTCCAGCTCCGACCCCGGTCCCAGTGGCTGCCAAGGAAAG ggCAGAGTCCGAGACGCCCCTCAGACCAGCCTCCCCCAAGTTCAGTAGGAGCCCCCCGGAGGCAGGAGCCCCAGCAGAGGACACAGTTCGGAAGA cCAAACGCCCAGCGCCAGCCAGGCCCACCATGCCGCCCCCCCAGGTCTCCAGCACCCGCTGCacccctccagcctcagccccaccccctggCTCTGGCAGCCCTGTGACCCCCCGGGCTCTGCCCCGCCGTCTGGTTGGCAGCAACCTCCGGGCCCCCACGGTGCCGCCTCCATTaccccccactgccccccagcCTGCCCGGCGCCAGAGCCGGCCCTCACtagcctcccccagcccagcctccccaggTCCAGCCTCCCCCAGCGGAGTCTCTCTGAGCATGCCTGCAGATGTGGACCTGGGGGCTgccacagaggagggaggggcccctGAGGCAGTAGGCAGGGCCCCCACTCCCCCAGTCATCCCCCCTCAGCCCCGGCCCAGGAACCTTGCCTCAGAGACCGACTGA